In one Nicotiana sylvestris chromosome 8, ASM39365v2, whole genome shotgun sequence genomic region, the following are encoded:
- the LOC104231750 gene encoding polyadenylate-binding protein-interacting protein 7: MSFTGKGTPTSDKKLTLAKATSLNPNAAEFVPFALRSPSGSTSSTDAAKLSNSTTTLGKAVLDRSESSVSNNSDDEAHQYWRRQLPDDITPDFNVVGEEDSHGVSNLPFSRLSVSDVNEASIFPASTGSGFMLKDQQEFSPRVNGTSFAEKTGYPITSFSEDASPTSFHLPAKPWDKPSLTNDQPFGNIREGPHYNGNSGNSFFADMTNEQPFFEADVNPLEFLASQFPGFAAESVAEVYYANGGDLNLTIEMLTQLELQVDCGLSQNMNSKALSAPNLSALDFPALSVAESQNNSLKYSGNDVQQNVNPYRSSEKENTLLFRSGSSIPSRGATDFASAVRKMASQDSSIWKYDRTGVADATVGSSRNSSVLASSYVGGQSRGVYGDRLQSRGSTRAAPVWLETGEAVANVYSEMREEARDHARLRNAYFEQARQAYLIGNKALAKELSVKGQLHNMQMKAAHGKAQESIYRLRNPVSPEMQGNGRGQERIIDLHGLHVSEAIHVLKRELSVLRNAARSADQRIQVYICVGTGHHTKGSRTPARLPISVQRYLLEEGLDYSEPQPGLLRVVIY, encoded by the exons atgaGCTTTACAGGAAAAGGGACTCCTACCAGTGACAAAAAGCTAACCTTAGCAAAAGCGACAAGCTTGAATCCAAATGCTGCAGAATTTGTTCCCTTTGCACTCAGATCACCCTCAGGTAGCACTAGCAGTACAGATGCGGCAAAGCTTTCTAACTCCACCACAACTCTGGGAAAAGCTGTACTAGATAGATCAGAGTCATCTGTTTCGAATAACTCAGATGATGAAGCCCACCAGTATTGGCGTCGCCAGCTCCCGGATGATATTACGCCGGATTTCAATGTCGTGGGAGAAGAAGATTCTCACGGAGTCAGCAATCTCCCATTTTCTAGATTATCAGTAAGTGATGTCAATGAAGCTTCAATATTCCCTGCCTCAACTGGCAGTGGCTTTATGTTGAAGGACCAGCAGGAATTCTCTCCTCGGGTTAATGGGACCAGCTTTGCTGAGAAGACGGGATATCCTATTACATCTTTTAGCGAAGATGCATCCCCAACTAGTTTTCATCTGCCTGCTAAACCCTGGGACAAGCCATCTCTGACCAATGACCAGCCTTTCGGAAATATTAGGGAGGGGCCTCATTATAACGGGAATTCAGGAAATAGCTTCTTTGCGGACATGACGAATGAGCAACCATTTTTTGAAGCAGATGTAAACCCTCTTGAATTTTTGGCCTCTCAATTTCCTGGTTTTGCTGCTGAAAGTGTTGCAGAGGTGTACTATGCCAATGGAGGTGACTTGAATCTGACAATTGAAATGCTTACTCAGCTTGAG CTTCAAGTTGACTGTGGGTTGAGTCAAAATATGAATTCAAAAGCCTTATCTGCTCCAAATCTTAGCGCTCTGGATTTCCCTGCTCTCTCTGTGGCAGAAAGTCAAAACAACAGCCTAAAGTACTCTGGCAATGATGTTCAACAAAATGTCAACCCCTATAGGTCTTCTGAAAAAGAAAACACCCTTCTGTTTAGATCTGGATCTTCCATCCCTTCACGAGGTGCTACAGATTTTGCATCTGCTGTCAGGAAGATGGCCTCTCAGGACTCTAGCATATGGAAGTATGATAGGACTGGAGTAGCTGATGCTACTGTTGGTTCAAGTAGAAATTCATCTGTCTTGGCTAGTTCTTACGTTGGTGGACAGAGCAGGGGAGTTTATGGTGATAGGTTGCAGAGCCGAGGTTCCACACGTGCAGCTCCCGTTTGGCTTGAAACTGGAGAAGCAGTTG CAAATGTATATTCTGAAATGCGGGAAGAGGCTCGTGACCATGCACGCTTACGTAATGCATACTTTGAACAG GCTCGTCAGGCATACCTTATTGGTAACAAGGCTTTGGCCAAAGAACTGAGTGTCAAAGGACAGCTGCACAATATGCAGATGAAGGCAGCTCATGGGAAGGCTCAAGAATCTATATATCGCCTAAG GAATCCAGTCAGTCCAGAGATGCAGGGAAATGGGAGAGGACAAGAGAGAATCATAGACCTGCATGGGCTTCATGTTAGTGAAGCTATTCATGTCCTTAAGCGTGAGCTGTCCGTGTTGAGAAATGCTGCCAGATCAGCAGACCAGCGAATACAGGTTTACATTTGCGTTGGAACAGGACACCATACAAAGGGTTCGCGCACTCCTGCCAGGCTTCCCATTTCTGTCCAGCGTTACCTGCTAGAGGAGGGCCTTGACTACTCTGAGCCACAACCGGGGCTTCTCCGAGTTGTGATATACTGA